A portion of the Polaribacter cellanae genome contains these proteins:
- the gshB gene encoding glutathione synthase — translation MNVCFLMYPWENIKSPENDTSLTLIHECVKRGHGVAICTPSNLTIRNSVTNAFCTILNRTEKVPSNIKSFYNKTTTREEMLPLAGFDVIFMRAEPPLDPLMLNFLDSVKDDVFIINSVQGMREANNKLYTAVFEDPNNEIIPVTHVSKNKDYLIKMIEESPSDKMILKPLNGFGGSGVILIEKSAMGNINSLLDFYISKSDGGSDYVILQEYIEGANQGDVRVLILNGVPIGAMRRIPGEKDHRSNVSAGGSIAKHKLTAEEKKLCNRIGPKLVKDGLYFVGIDVIGGKLVEVNVMSPGGITYMNKVYKTRVQEKVVNFMESKVLEKDAAFRRKSSLKKLVDEA, via the coding sequence ATGAACGTATGTTTTTTAATGTATCCATGGGAGAACATAAAATCTCCAGAAAACGATACATCATTAACCTTAATTCACGAATGTGTAAAAAGAGGGCATGGAGTTGCCATTTGTACACCTTCTAATTTAACCATTAGAAACAGTGTTACCAACGCTTTTTGTACCATTTTAAACAGAACAGAAAAAGTTCCATCCAATATAAAGTCGTTTTATAACAAAACAACTACAAGAGAAGAAATGCTTCCTTTGGCAGGTTTCGATGTTATTTTTATGCGTGCAGAACCACCTTTAGATCCTTTAATGCTAAATTTCTTAGACTCTGTTAAAGACGATGTTTTCATTATAAATTCTGTACAAGGAATGCGTGAAGCTAATAACAAACTATATACAGCTGTTTTCGAAGATCCAAACAACGAGATTATTCCTGTAACACACGTTTCTAAAAACAAAGATTATTTAATTAAAATGATAGAGGAATCTCCTTCCGATAAAATGATTTTAAAACCTTTGAACGGTTTTGGTGGCTCTGGAGTTATTTTAATTGAAAAATCGGCAATGGGAAATATTAATTCGTTGTTAGATTTTTACATAAGCAAAAGCGATGGTGGTTCAGATTATGTAATTCTGCAAGAATATATAGAAGGAGCAAATCAAGGAGACGTTCGTGTATTAATTTTAAATGGAGTTCCAATTGGTGCAATGCGTAGAATTCCAGGGGAAAAAGATCATAGATCTAATGTTTCTGCTGGTGGAAGTATTGCCAAACATAAACTAACTGCAGAAGAAAAAAAATTGTGTAATAGAATTGGACCAAAATTAGTAAAAGACGGACTCTATTTTGTGGGTATTGACGTAATTGGAGGCAAATTAGTAGAAGTAAATGTAATGTCTCCTGGAGGAATTACGTATATGAACAAAGTTTATAAAACAAGAGTTCAAGAAAAGGTAGTTAATTTTATGGAAAGTAAAGTGTTGGAAAAAGATGCTGCTTTTAGACGAAAATCAAGCTTAAAGAAGTTGGTTGATGAAGCTTAG
- a CDS encoding N-formylglutamate amidohydrolase, whose protein sequence is MLKLTVEEIVTKIKNEETFEAVSSDYSFTIKIDKYVHYACGAVHDGHQFRKELWDNCLHTAYERWFEEDPETKEMVKSHPIVIAGMDSRFEYDLNRAPDNAIYTDAWGKQLWKNPLTENQIEKSLQKHTNFYKVVHALIEKLEEKFGICVVYDMHSYNWKRWDREVPAWNLGTSNVDNNRFGKVIESWRETLEKTPFPNGINATSKINDTFQGNGYFLKYITQNFKNTLVLATEIAKIYCDELAQIMYPEVVKSVEQYLKTELKKHAEEFYKEYNLHE, encoded by the coding sequence ATGTTAAAATTAACTGTTGAAGAAATTGTAACGAAGATTAAAAACGAAGAAACTTTTGAAGCAGTTTCAAGTGACTATTCTTTTACTATAAAAATTGATAAATATGTGCATTATGCTTGTGGAGCTGTGCATGATGGGCATCAATTTAGAAAAGAATTATGGGATAATTGTTTGCATACAGCTTACGAACGCTGGTTTGAAGAAGACCCAGAAACGAAAGAAATGGTAAAATCGCATCCTATAGTTATTGCTGGAATGGATTCTCGTTTCGAGTATGATCTAAACAGAGCACCAGATAATGCCATTTATACAGATGCTTGGGGAAAACAGTTGTGGAAAAATCCGTTAACAGAAAATCAAATAGAAAAAAGTTTACAGAAACACACCAACTTCTATAAAGTTGTACACGCATTAATCGAAAAATTAGAAGAAAAATTTGGTATATGTGTAGTGTATGATATGCATTCTTACAACTGGAAACGATGGGATAGAGAAGTACCAGCTTGGAATTTAGGAACAAGCAATGTAGATAACAATCGTTTTGGAAAAGTAATAGAATCTTGGAGAGAAACGTTAGAAAAAACACCTTTCCCAAATGGCATAAATGCGACTTCAAAAATTAACGATACTTTTCAAGGAAATGGATATTTCTTAAAATATATTACTCAGAATTTTAAGAATACATTGGTTTTAGCAACCGAAATTGCTAAAATTTATTGTGATGAATTAGCACAAATAATGTATCCAGAAGTGGTAAAGTCTGTAGAGCAATATTTAAAAACGGAGTTAAAAAAACACGCAGAAGAATTTTATAAAGAATACAATTTACATGAGTAA
- a CDS encoding sulfurtransferase, with amino-acid sequence MSLHISSPLVSVDWLYNNLENENLIILDCTIPKVTDKSQNSTDKKQIKGALFFDLKNVFSDKKVPFPNTVLAPKEFQEKAQELGINKDSVLVCYDDLGTYSSPRVWWMFQLMGFKNIAILDGGFPEWKSKNYPIETPKTHQPKKGNFKVYYKPEKLKFTNDVLNSIENKAILIADARSKGRFYGTEPEPRNDLKSGHIPNSVSLPFIEMQQSGKMKSAEELKNIFKDYKNKEQIIFTCGSGITASILALGAAIAGVKNVAVYDGSWTEWGSTNNLPIAL; translated from the coding sequence ATGTCCTTACATATAAGCTCTCCTTTGGTTTCTGTAGATTGGTTGTACAACAATTTAGAGAACGAAAATTTAATTATTTTAGATTGTACAATTCCGAAAGTGACTGACAAATCACAAAATTCTACAGATAAAAAACAGATTAAAGGAGCCCTTTTTTTTGATTTAAAAAATGTGTTTTCAGATAAGAAAGTACCTTTTCCAAATACAGTTTTAGCTCCCAAAGAATTTCAAGAAAAAGCCCAAGAATTAGGCATAAATAAAGATTCTGTATTAGTTTGTTATGACGATTTAGGTACTTATTCTTCACCAAGAGTTTGGTGGATGTTTCAATTAATGGGTTTTAAAAATATTGCTATTCTAGATGGAGGCTTTCCAGAATGGAAATCAAAAAATTATCCTATTGAAACACCTAAAACACATCAACCTAAAAAAGGAAATTTTAAAGTCTATTACAAACCAGAAAAATTAAAGTTTACAAACGATGTGCTAAATTCCATAGAAAATAAAGCCATTTTAATAGCAGATGCTCGTTCAAAAGGTCGTTTTTACGGAACAGAACCAGAACCAAGAAACGATTTAAAAAGCGGACACATTCCTAATTCTGTGAGTTTACCTTTTATTGAAATGCAGCAAAGTGGTAAAATGAAATCCGCAGAAGAATTAAAAAACATTTTTAAGGACTATAAAAATAAAGAACAAATAATTTTTACTTGTGGTTCTGGCATTACAGCATCAATTTTAGCGTTAGGCGCAGCAATTGCAGGAGTAAAAAATGTTGCAGTTTACGATGGTTCTTGGACAGAGTGGGGCAGTACAAACAATTTACCAATAGCATTATAA